From Drosophila suzukii chromosome 2R, CBGP_Dsuzu_IsoJpt1.0, whole genome shotgun sequence, a single genomic window includes:
- the LOC108008538 gene encoding homeobox protein invected codes for MTSALISSHCVLHFAGPRARKPKKPSTSSSAAGGGGGGGGVEKGEAADGGGVPEDKRPRTAFSGTQLARLKHEFNENRYLTEKRRQQLSGELGLNEAQIKIWFQNKRAKLKKSSGTKNPLALQLMAQGLYNHSTIPLTREEEELQELQEAASAAASKEPC; via the exons ATGACCTCCGCACTCATCTCATCTCATTGTGTTCTCCATTTCGCAGGTCCACGAGCGCGAAAGCCTAAGAAGCCGTCGACGTCCAGCTCGGCGGCAGGTGGTGGCGGAGGGGGCGGGGGCGTCGAGAAGGGGGAGGCCGCCGATGGGGGCGGGGTGCCCGAGGACAAAAGGCCCCGAACGGCCTTCAGCGGTACGCAGCTGGCCAGACTGAAG CACGAGTTCAATGAGAATCGGTATCTCACGGAGAAGCGTCGCCAACAGCTGAGTGGAGAATTGGGCCTGAACGAGGCCCAAATCAAGATTTGGTTCCAGAACAAGCGGGCCAAGCTGAAAAAGTCGAGCGGCACCAAGAATCCCCTGGCGCTGCAGTTGATGGCCCAGGGATTATATAACCACTCGACGATACCGCTGACCCGCGAAGAGGAGGAGCTCCAGGAGCTGCAGGAAGCGGCCAGCGCGGCAGCCTCAAAGGAGCCCTGCTAG